In Hevea brasiliensis isolate MT/VB/25A 57/8 chromosome 13, ASM3005281v1, whole genome shotgun sequence, a single genomic region encodes these proteins:
- the LOC110638349 gene encoding uncharacterized protein LOC110638349 yields the protein MVVSSTNSHKEITVRRRIASIFNKREEDFPSLREYNDYLEEVEDMIFNLVAGVDVPAIEEKIAKYQKENAEQIMINQARKAEELAAALAASKGLPAQTDTDGSSQGGFGVEPGQYAPSVPGGQPRPTGMAPQPVPLGGPDMHDDEETMRLRIERGSRAGGWSIELSKKRALEEAFASIWI from the exons ATGGTGGTCTCCAGTACTAATTCCCACAAGGAGATAACTGTTAGGAGAAGGATTGCCAGCAT ATTTAATAAAAGAGAGGAGGATTTTCCTTCACTGAGGGAATACAATGATTACTTGGAGGAAGTGGAGGACATga TATTTAACTTAGTTGCTGGAGTGGATGTCCCTGCTATTGAAGAAAAAATTGCAAAGTACCAGAAAGAAAATGCTGAACAAATAATGATAAATCAGGCACGGAAG GCTGAAGAATTAGCTGCAGCTTTGGCAGCTAGCAAGGGACTTCCTGCACAGACTGATACTGATGGG AGCTCTCAAGGAGGCTTTGGCGTTGAACCCGGGCAATATGCACCATCAGTTCCTGGAGGACAGCCACGACCAACAGGCATGGCTCCACAACCAGTGCCACTTGGGGGTCCAGATATGCACGATGATGAGGAAACGATGAGACTCCGGATAGAGAGGGGGAGCAGGGCTGGTGGTTGGAGCATAGAGCTTAGCAAGAAAAGGGCACTTGAGGAAGCTTTTGCAAGTATCTGGATTTAG